The genomic segment ATTTCCTCCCTAAAGTGAGACCCCGTCCACTTCATCGGTCTCTATAGCAGATATACATATAATATTCCAATAAAACTTGGACCTGGTAAAGGAGTTGCCCTGAACTTATCTCCATTTAATTTGCCATCAGGGATGAAGGAGCTCTACAAGTGTCAGTATAAAGAATGGGATCATAGGACGGACCACTCCACATTGGCCCCCAGTATAGTGACCGGTTCCAGTTTTCTCGGCACACAAGGCGCGGTGGTTGTAGTAGGGGGTCTGGCAGCCGGTCTTTCCGTCTGGATGTGGTACGTCTGCTTGGTGCAGGGGGCGTTCAACCTTCGGCTGAGATATGGGATGAAGTACAGAGTGGGGTTCAGGCAGCTGTTCAGACTTACTAAGGCCAGGGTGATGCGGCGCAGCTTGTAGATGTATACGGCGCTGGCACAATCCTGGATCAGGTCCATTTTCATCATGAAGTAAAGCAAGTGCGAGATGTTGTAGGGCAAGAAGCAGATCAAGGAGACCACCAGAATGAAGAGGATGATCCTCAGGGCCACCTTCCGATGGCTGCTGGACTTCATCCGACAGATCCTCCGTGCAAATATCGGCATGAACACCACCACGATGGCGAAGGGGAGAAGAAAGCCGAAGATCAAGGCACAGGTGTTATACGGTGCCAGCCGATCCTGCCACGCTGAGGTGGAGAAGCCATCAAAGCAAGAAGTCCTTGTGCCGTTCCCGCTGCCGAGCGGTCCTCCCAGGATCAAAGGCAATGTAATGGCCCCGCAAATAATCCAGATGATAACGGTCAGGATCAAGGAGTAGCGCGTGCACTTGACCTTCATGTACGTTAGCGGGTGCACCACGGCGAGGTATCGGTCCAAACTGATGCACGTAAAGAAGCCAATGCTCAGGTAGATGTTGGTGTAGAAAAGGGCACCGGTGATCCGGCACGCCACATCTCCAAAGATCCAGTTATTCCCGGCATTATGATAATAAATGCGAAGAGGTAAGAGGCAGATGAAGACGAAATCCACCGCAGAGAGGTTCACAAAGTAGATGTTGGCACTGCGGGAGCGCTGCCTGTTTTGGCACAGGTAGTACAACGCCAAGACATTGCCGGGTAAGCCGAGAATAAACACCAGGCTGTACATGACCGTGAAGAAGCCATACTGGAAGTCCGCCTGTAAGGAGCAGTTTCCTCCTGGGACGTTCAATGTGATCTCCATGTGAGTGATCGGCAGGGAGATCTCACAGCTCCGTGCACCTCCAGGAGAGCCGGCTGCTCATCACCGCCCCGGCACAATGCAGATGAGAGGAACAAAACTTCCCTTCACGCGTGCACTCAGTATAACCACAGGAAGTGACCTGCGCCCACACCACGTATACTGCACAGAAACCTTTCTGATATGTCTACTATAGTTCCAGCCTGTGCATCCTGGTGATCCACACCTGCCATATTGTGATCAGGCCATAGTGGTGACCGCTGAGGGTCCAGCTGCTCAGGCTCCAAGTAATAATGACAATTCGGCAGCCCAATCTCTTTAGTTAAGAAATCTGTGCACATGCAGGACTCCAGCCAAGACAAGCCCCGCCCACTTGACTCTTTACAGGTAGAATGTGCTACtgtataactaaaaaaaaaaaaatctactttgcAAACCAGTGAAGTGACCAAGCTCTCTCATCTTAGTAATCTTAAATGGAGACGCCAACACGGCCTGAAAATACTCGCCGCCGGCTGcaatggtttggtttttttttaatttatattttgaaatttatttttttttttaaagagaattATGCGAGTGGTAAACTCATGCACTGACCTTGTTCTTTTAGGATCTCTGTGATACAAATTCCTAATACTCTGTATGCattaaatcttcattaaaaattattttcaatGCTAGTAGTACCCAAACGCATCCAGCAGGTGGCGTAAACGTTCTCTGAAAACAACAGCGCAGAGCACAGACTACACCAGCGCCCTCAACATCACAAAATGGGAAATCAGAGCAACAGGAGGCAGGAAAACTGCAGAATACAAGAGTACAGAAAGCACAAGGATAATAGATCGCATATTAATAGCAATAACGAAAATAGAAATTAGCCACCAAATCAGGTGCACCAAGTAAGAATGTAGAAATTAAGCGTTAATACAAAAATTAACAGAAAAAACGataaggctaggaacgcactttgcgtttttggtgctttttaggtccgttttgggaagtacctttttcttgccataaggcatgcgttttgatttaccagcaaagtctatggaaaaagtggattttctgaccgcactttgcgtttctaaacgctgcgtttaatttgcttatttctgcgttcaaagaagcagcaggtcaattgtttttaccattttcggtgcgttttgctaacattggagtcaatgagaagtgGCAAAAAtctagattccttcaaattcctgcgttttaccggctttttcagtgcagaaaacatgcgttttagacattcaaataatgatttcatatgtccctttacacacacacacatagtccgacaatttaaattaaggaaaataATAATTTAGTgcaatttttccataaaatatcatatcgcaataatttaatgaacataaattaatttcatgattttttctatgattatagatttgattctttttttaccattttttctaagattttgactatttaaactttattaagcagtgtctttatgttcaaaacgcaactatcagaacgcaggtggaaacgcagataaaaagcgctgaaaacgcatcaaatacgcggcaaaaactcttgtgttttcagcgctaaatttcagaaaaaggcaactttggtcaaatcaattaagcacaaaacgtgtgttctaaactgcaagtaggagaacgcaaagtgcgttcctagcctaaaGGTATATATACAAACAATGTATTAAATgggaaaaaaaaccaacacaatttATTAGAGTCTCTTCCGCTTCTTTGCAGGTAGGAAAGAACAAGGGTTGCACACCTCAAACTTGAATTTTTAGTTATTAAAGTCATAGTTTATAcccagaattatgaatgcagctctggagctaAGACCATATTCTCATGTAgtgtaaacactgcatttgtcGCACATGGAAACATGTCTTAGTACAGTTTAAGTTAGGATCTGTACAGGTTAATGTATTTACACaatgagtgcaccagcagaatagagagtgcagctgtggagtataatacaggatgtaacttgggatcagtactgtaatgtatatacacagtgactccacctacagaatagtgagcacagctctggaggataaaGCAGGATGTAACTCAAGGATcactacaggatcagtaatgtaatgtatgtacacagtgattccaccagcagaatagtgagtgcagctctggagtataatacaggatgtaactcaggatcagtacaggatcagtaatgtaaggtatgtacatagtgactgcaccagcagagtagtgagtgcagctctggagtataatacaggatgtaactcaggatcagtacaggataagtaatgtattgtatgtacatagtgactgcaccagcagaatagtgagtgcagctctggagtataatacaggatgtaactcaggatcagtacatgatcagtaatgtaaggtatgtacatagtgactgcaccagcagagtagtgagtgcagctctggagtataatacaggatgtaactcaggatcagtacaggataagtaatgtattgtatgtacatagtgactgcaccagcagaatagtgagtgcagctctggagtataatacaggatgtaactcaggatcagtacatgatcagtaatgtaaggtatgtacatagtgactgcaccagcagaatagtgagtgcagctctggagtataatacaggatgtaactcaggatcagtacaggataagtaatgtaatgtacacagtgactgcaccagcagaatagtgagtgcagctctagcagAATAGGATGTAAttctggatcagtacaggataagtaatgaaatgtgtgtacacagtgactgcaccagcagaatagtgaatgcagctctagagcataatacaggatgtatctgTTTGTCTGAGCATCCTCTGTTTTCTAGTTTCCTGCCCAACTACGCACCAAACACCTACAAAGAGGTCACCTTGTTTCCTATGTATCTGCCCCTAGAAGCTATAAGTGTAAGTAAGAGAAGATAGATTGTGAGCTCACGAGACAAGAACCAGTAAATGCGATTACAATCTGCATCCTGCAttaaagataaatatatatatatatctctcgagGTAAGAGATGTCCTTCTGACTCTGGAATAGCAGTGTGtatgcattaaaggggttgtacagtagtgaacaacccctttaactgctTTAGtagccacataaaaaaaaaaacaaaaaaaaccccacaaacttaACTCACACTAGAGCCGCAATCCCAGCAGTTATGTTCAGTCATGagattggctgcagcctttgtatttcAGGAATTTTTCTATATGACAGAACTgtgaaggctgcagccaatcagcagccaccaattggctgcagcggttatAACAGTGTCTAATGGCCACTGGGAATCACAGCATTGTCTGCAAGGCAGATCTATGCTTTTTTGATGTTATATGGGGCTAGAAATGGTTGTGAAATAATGAACACCCCCTTAAAGGTGTTTTCCAGGACTGTGGTTAGGATACAACATCATATGTAAATGTAGATGTGACCCGCTGTCACCCCCGAGAGCTCCGCGGCGCCTGGACCTCTGCAAAGGAGCTGATCCCCGGCACTGTGCAAACCAGAATTCTTCATTATTCATTAAAAAAGTGACAAAAGTCAACAatatttaaaaaaagtaaaaatatttatAAGATTTCattaaataaaaagttacaaatctgcACCATGGGGGTCCCCATCATGTGTCCCCCGGGGGGCGTCTCCTCGGCTCCGTCTTCTTGAGcttgaaatctaaaaaaaaaaaaaaaggagacattACTTAGATCAAGAAAGGTAATGGGATCTGAAGATCGTCCGCATCCTACAGCGAACGCCGGAGGAACGGCCCCCGAGGACCCCGGGACGGGGCGGACCACCAATCACCATCAGTCATAATAAAGCCGTGTAATTACATTGTGTGTACTAGAGGAAAAGAGTGGTACTGCAAGCGACACACAGAAATGTACAACGTCATAGCTGGATAGGGCGTCAAAACTTATGCAAACTCATTTCTTCTCTTTGGATCAAGCTAACTTAGCTCAAGAAGGATGGAAAGAACATTAGTGCGACTTCTTAATAAAGACAATACAAACCAAACTGTAAAAAGGGGCTGATGACAGAAGGGAGCGCGTCTGCAGAAGACGGGTAGAAAAGAGCAAAATAGGAAATccgcagacaatgtgctgacaagACGGGTTCTCCTATTGTAGAGTTGTATTTGCCGCTTATGTGGGAATTCACCCATTAGAAAAACGCAGACTACAGAGTTTAGTGATTTCTAGAAATGAGTATTTGGAGCAGTCGACTGCCACAGACATCACATGAAGGCTCACGGGGTAATGGCCGATCAGTAACAGATGGAAACTAGGCCCGGaactcagcatcagtaatgtatggacacagtgactgcaccagcagaatagtgagtgcagctctggagtatagtataggaggtaactcaggatcagtaatgtaatgtatgtacacagtgactgcaccagcagaatagtgagtgcagctctggagtataatacaggatgaaactcagcatcagtaatgtatgtacacagtgactgcaccagcagaatagtgagtgcagctctggagtataatacaggaggtaactcgggatcagtaatgtaatgtatgtacacagtgactgcaccagcagaatagtgagtgtagctctggagtataatacaggatataactcagcatcagtaatgtatgtacacagtgactgcaccagcagaatagtgagtgcagctctggagtataatacaggatgtaactcagcatcAAAGTACAATAATTAAAGGTATTTCCCATATTAACAAAAGTGGTCCCCAAAGGATTACAATCTTGTAAAACAGCCTCAAATAAAACTCTATAGTGAGTATTATCTGACATTGTTGTATTAAAAGTATGCAATACTTTGGGGACCATATTTGATAAAGGTTGTAGCTTtaaatagtcttttttttttttttttaaataggtctGTCTATATCTACACAATCAACTGTCCACGAGTGCGCAGACCCCTGGCCGGGGGGCTTTAACAAGACAAATTAAGCACATTGTGGGGGGATTTTATCATCATCGGTCATGCCAGAATTTTGCGTCATGTTTAGGTTACAAAGAGTAAGATACAAAGAGTCCtccagcgaggggggggggggggcactcttTGTAGCTGCTCCATTCTGGATCCTAACTATATGGAAAGACAAGGCACTAGTGTCTGACCTGTGAAGACGATGACGTGAGCAAAGGCAAGGGCTTGCCCACCTAGATGGCTCATGTAGGACACAATCACCAGAAAGGCACAAATGATGGTTGCAGCAGCCCCACAGCGTGGAATGCAGACGATGGGGAGAAAGGGTTAAAAGCTGCGCTGCCATTGAAGAGAGATGAACGCAGGATCCTGGtgatttattcaacgcgtttcggagtggaCCCTCCTTCAGGACATTTCATATTGTGACATGATGGACCTGAAGAAGGAGTATCAGCTCCGAAACACGTTGAATAAATCATTTTTCAGGATCCTGTGTTCACCGCTCTTCAACGGCAGCATGGCTTAACCCCTTCTCTACATCATCTGCCTATTCTGGATCCTGAATGGGGGACATTGtgcctttttttttcaaaaatgccaATCCAGACACTATATTATCCAACATTAACACAGACCTTTTCTAGACCGTTCATTATGGCGGAGCGAGCTTAGTAAATGGCGTAAGGAATGGCTAATGACATCACAGAGCCAAAATATTTAGAATTCGGATGACTTTTTGTCAATGGCAGTACTCTCAGTGATCACAACAGTGTACTGGAGGCTGAACGCTTGCACCCGGTGCCATTATTCAGCGTTTTTTGGACAGCAGTGTGGAGTAATTAGGGGAGCTGCTCGTCCCGGACGTGCAATGATTACAGCTCTGGTTTCTATTATGTCACCAGCTGGACGGTTATAGAGCGGAGGATCGCAGAGGGAAAAAAAATCCACAACTGGTGCGGAGATCTGCAGACGGGAAATAACAGGCGCTCTGTCCCCGGCAGCCGGCTCCCTGCCTCAGCCTCACTAATAAGAGGATACAATGAGAGGGCGCAATGAAATACTGCCAGTCTTAGAGGAAATTACCATAAGCAGCTTTCTTCTCCTTTGTCGTCAGTGAAACAGGGTTCATTATACGAAGAGCGTCGGCTGTGACCGAACACAAGGACGGTCTGTGAGTGCCATCTCTCAGAGCTCTCCTAGACTTTGCTCTAAACCAGGCCAAGGGATATCATGCCTATGGCTACTCAAACAGGACATTTTGAAAATAAACCTACTTAAAATATCTGCAGCTCCTATGTGCACAAtgcgtctccatggtaacagactacaaataaaCTGTAGTCTGAGCCTGCCACGCTCCAACTGATCCTTGCTTAGTTAAGTCAATAGGGAACAGATGAAAATGGAAGTAACTGCAGCATCAGACGACacaaggtttattttttttttcttattgcatACATTCATAttgcatacacatatatatatacacacacacacacacacacacacagtacagaccaaacgtttggacacacctgctcattcaaagagttttctttattttcatgactctgaaaattgtagattcacattgaaggcatcaaaactatgaattaacatatgtggaataaaatacttaaagtgtgaaacaactgaaaatatgtcttatattctaggttcttcaaagtagccaccttttgctttgattactgctttgcacactcttggcattctcttgatgagcttcaagaggtagtcaccggaaatggttttcacttcacaggtgtgccctgtcaggtttaatacagttaggtccagaaatatttggacagtgacacaagttttgttattttagctgtttacaaaaacatgttcagaaatacaattatatatatataatatgggctgaaagtgcacactcccagctgcaatatgagagttttcacatccaaatcggagaaagggtttaggaatcatagctctgtaatgcatagcctcctctttttcaagggaccaaaagtaattggacaagggactctaagggctgcaattaactctgaaggcgtctccctcgttaacctgtaatcaatgaagtagttaaaaggtctggggttgattacaggtgtgtggttttgcatttggaagttgttgctgtgaccagacaacatgcggtctaaggaactctcaattgaggtgaagcagaacatcctgaggctgaaaaaaaagaaaaaatccatcagagagatagcagacatgcttggagtagcaaaatcaacagtcgggtacattctgagaaaaaaggaattgactggtgagcttgggaactcaaaaaggcctgggcgtccacggataacaacagtggtggatgatcgccgcatactttctttggtgaagaagaacccgttcacaacctcaactgaagtccagaacactctcagtgaagtaggtgtatctgtctctaagtcaacagtaaagagaagactccatgaaagtaaatacaaagggttcacatctagatgcaaaccattcatcaattccaaaaatagacaggccagagttaaatttgctgaaaaacacctcatgaagccagctcagttctggaaaagtattctatggacagataagaccaagatcaacctgtaccagaatgatgggaagaaaaaagtttggagaagaaagggaacggcacatgatccaaggcacaccacatcctctgtaaaacatggtggaggcaacgtgatggcatgggcatgcatggctttcaatggcacagggtcacttgtgtttattgatgacataacagcagacaagagtagccggatgaattctgaagtgtaccgggatatactttcagcccagattcagccaaatgccgcaaagttgatcggacggcgcttcatagtacagatggacaatgaccccaagcatacagccaaagctacccaggagttcatgagtgcaaaaaagtggaacattctgcaatggccaagtcaatcaccagatcttaacccaattgagcatgcatttcacttgctcaaatccagacttaagacggaaagacccacaaacaagcaagtcctgaaggctgcggctgtaaaggcctggcaaagcattaagaaggaggaaacccagcgtttggtgatgtccatgggttccagacttaaggcagtgattgcctccaaaggattcgcaacaaaatattgaaaataaaaatattttgtttgggtttggtttatttgtccaattacttttgacctcctaaaatgtggagtgtttgtaaagaaacgtgacaattcctacaatttctatcagatatttttgttcacaccttcaaattaaacgttacaatctgcacttgaattctgttgtcgagatttcatttcaaatccaatgtggtggcatgcagagcccaactcgcgaaaattgtgtcactgtccaaatatttctggacctaactgtaagtgggatttcttgccttataattggggttgggaccatcagttgtgttgtgcagaagtctggtaggaaaccactgctaaggacaggcaacaagcagaagagacttgtttgggctaaagaacacaaggaatggacattagaccagtggaaatctgtgctttggtctgatgagtccaaatttgagatctttggatccaaccactgtgtctttgtagaaaaggtgaacggatggaccctacatggctggttcccaccgtgaagcatggaggaggaggtgtgatggtgctttgctggtgacactattggggatttattcaaaattgaaggcatacagaaccaacatggctaccacagcatcgtgCAACGGCGTGCTATTCCGGTTtgcccagatgacctggcctccacagtcaccagacctgaacccaatcgagatggtttgaggtgagctggaccgcagagtgaaggcaaaagggccaacaagtgctcagcatctctgggaactccttcaagactgttgggaaaccatttccggtgactacctcttgaagctcatcaagagaatgccaagagtgtgcaaagcagtaatcaaagcaaaagttggctactttgaagaacctagaatataagacatattttcagttgtttcacacttttttgttaagtatttcattccacatgtgttaattcatagttatgatgccttcaatgtgaatctacaattttcagagtcatgaaaataaagaaaactgtttgaatgaggtgtatccaaacttttggtctgtactgtatattatatctatctatctatcttatatatatatatatatatatatatatatatacatatacacacacacacacacacacactttttatatccatttgtatttttattttttgttttccttGTGGAATTTTGCCTCTAAATTTTGTCTGTAAATTTTATAGATGTGTCCCAATGTGATATCCACATTATGAAGATTGAAAAAGGGTAGAATCCGCCTGTACTGCAAAGAATCAGAGGTAAGCGGAGACTAAAAAGTGTAAAATCAGCTCTGCAGAGACTAAAGTGTCTCATACACAGAATCCTGAACATTTGGGTaaaagttttcttacccttctcatCATATTCGACTTCCTTGAGGAACAGTCCGGATGGAGGTGCGAGGATATTTCTTGGAAACACTGGCGGCTTACGCTCTTCTAGGTGAAGCTTAATGTGTTGTGGAGTGAGATGACCCAAACCAACAGCGACCAGAGCACTCGTCATCCTCCTCACCTGGAAGATCAAGGGTCTTCATGAAAGGTGGAAGTAATCAGACGCTACCCAAGACTGTCAACATTGGAGAGCAAAAACTGTAAAAAGGGGACCGGGGGTTATCCGATATTCGGATTCTAATAAAGTATTCTCCCCTTATTCCGGTtcctgagggggtctagtttctctCCTTTTTCCTATGTATACAATTCCTGCTAATGTGGAGATTCACAACACTTGGTGTAGGTAAAGAAGTTTATTATTACAGATTATAGCAGTATAACATCCTGCATAACTATAATACCGTCACTATCTCATAGGAAACACTATGACCGGCCACGTCCCAATACACACAAACATCCACGTGACGATGGAGAACTATCCCGATCTCTAGACTGGATACAGGGGTCATCACATATAGGATGTGTAGGGTATGATAATGCCAGGGGAATACACCTTACAGTTTACGATAGGGGAGGAATAAGAGGAACCAGGGGGTCTGTGGTTACATAGCCAGGTGGAAGGGGAACGTCAGGAAAGGTCGGCAGTTGCTTGTCTGGTTGGGGGGAGATCTGCAGGGCTGATGGTATGCTCCTCTTGGGATGGTGCCACTGGTTGAGAGCGCGAGTGTCCAGCTCTTAGGTATTTTAAGCTCTTCAGAAACGTGGTCTTGTGTAGTGCCACCTGTGGGGGATGACTTGTATTTTTTTCCACTAACTGACTAAGGGCTCATCCCCCATCCCTAGCTGAGGACTATGATCTACCTTTGCTACCTCAACTGATGGATCACCGGCTGTCCCATTCCTGTTCACTTACACTACCAGTGTTCCCCTCCAACTCAATGGGTCCTGCACCCCACAAATTCAGAGCTTTGATGCCTTTCTTACCTCAACTGATATGACAGGacagtgtatatatagatataggtaCATAGACACACTAAAAACATTCACTTTACAAATACATAATTGTTAAATAGGGCCACAAACAGAATTAATGAGGGTTTACAGGGCTTTTCCATTGAAAAGACATCCTTGTAGGATCAGTTGGCGTCCCACCTCTTCACTTCAGCACCAATACACCATCCCATGCAGTGAAGGAGCTTCTGTAATACAGTGAGGGATCCTGGGGGGCGGGACATACACCAATCACACATCGATTGGCCAATTGCTAAGGTGTGATTGGTTCCTGAACTCAATCCCATGTGGTTGAGGTGTGGAGATGAGGAAGGGGATCTATTACATAATTTTAGGGGGTCTTGCAGGAGAGTCGCTCCTTTTTGGGAAAAGGTGCAACTATGGATACACAAGATCACAGTTCTTGTGCCTGACCTGAATCCAGCCCTCGTCGTCCTTCCCTCTAAAAATATATACGCATTCTATACGAAGGCACTTAACTGCGACTTCTCAAGCGCGTATCCCTTTGTAGAAACGGAGTCTTTTTCCAGAACAATCTCCTGGTTCACTAAAATGATCGAGGTGATGTTGATGGATAAACTCAATTCGCCACAACCAATAATTCCCATGACTGCTTTTTATATAACTTTGTTCTATTGGCTGAAATTTAGGTTTTCTCCCAAATATCAGCCCAGAAAACTGAAGTTATAAGTGTGGGATCGCTGACCGGAATTAGTCCCCACAAACTTAGCCAACTGGGTGTGGTCAATATGATTTTCAGAGATTTGAGGATCAAAGGCCTAGAATTACACATAGGAATGAAGGGGCCGTATCTCTGGAATGGAGAgcagcaggaacaaaagaa from the Anomaloglossus baeobatrachus isolate aAnoBae1 chromosome 11, aAnoBae1.hap1, whole genome shotgun sequence genome contains:
- the LOC142256323 gene encoding lysophosphatidic acid receptor 6-like gives rise to the protein MEITLNVPGGNCSLQADFQYGFFTVMYSLVFILGLPGNVLALYYLCQNRQRSRSANIYFVNLSAVDFVFICLLPLRIYYHNAGNNWIFGDVACRITGALFYTNIYLSIGFFTCISLDRYLAVVHPLTYMKVKCTRYSLILTVIIWIICGAITLPLILGGPLGSGNGTRTSCFDGFSTSAWQDRLAPYNTCALIFGFLLPFAIVVVFMPIFARRICRMKSSSHRKVALRIILFILVVSLICFLPYNISHLLYFMMKMDLIQDCASAVYIYKLRRITLALVSLNSCLNPTLYFIPYLSRRLNAPCTKQTYHIQTERPAARPPTTTTAPCVPRKLEPVTILGANVEWSVL